Part of the Paenibacillus sp. JNUCC32 genome is shown below.
TTCGTCGGGCTTGATAATTACAGGGAACTCTTCTTCTCAGGGAACTCGGGCGAGCGGTGGCGCTCGATCGTAAATACCCTGATCTTCATGTTCGTCGTGACGATTGTGCAAAACGGGGTCGCCCTGTTTATCGCCGTTATCATTAACCAGCGGCTGAAAGGCGATTACTTCTACCGCGCGGTATTCTTCCTGCCGGTCGTACTCGGCGTAGCCGTGGTTGCGCTGATCTGGGGCATGATGTTCGATCCGTTGAACGGACCGGTCAACCGCCTTTATGACGCTCTTTTCGGCTATCAGGACATGTTCTTCGGCAGCTTTACCCATGCGTTCGGTTATATTATTTTCGTTCAGATCTGGATGTACATGGGCTACTCCATGCTGATCTTTCTGGCTGGCCTCCAATCGGTTCCGAAGGATTTATACGAAGCGGGTCATATTGACGGCACCAACAAGTGGCAGTCTTTCCGCCATATCACCTTCCCCCTGATCGCTCCGTCCTTCACGGTGAATATGCTGTTATCCATTATCGGCGCCATGTCGACGTTCGATATCATATTGGCGACAACGGACGGTCG
Proteins encoded:
- a CDS encoding carbohydrate ABC transporter permease, whose amino-acid sequence is MALYIVFYFGPSILTVIYSFTDVKNLPGSTYQFVGLDNYRELFFSGNSGERWRSIVNTLIFMFVVTIVQNGVALFIAVIINQRLKGDYFYRAVFFLPVVLGVAVVALIWGMMFDPLNGPVNRLYDALFGYQDMFFGSFTHAFGYIIFVQIWMYMGYSMLIFLAGLQSVPKDLYEAGHIDGTNKWQSFRHITFPLIAPSFTVNMLLSIIGAMSTFDIILATTDGRFNTRTMAYDVYKETFRGSLEMGLPSALSVIQFLIILLFVVVAVRQTRKREVEY